GTGGTTCAAGAGTATTCTCAACGATATAACGCGCCTCATGGCAGACATGGGACACAAAGCCTCCTGTGAAGTCGGAATGCTAAGCTTTCCAGATGAACTAGTGCAGGTTTCCAGCATAATGCCACAGAAAAGAAATCCTGTCATTATCGAGCATATAAGGATCCAGTCAGGAATGGCCGCCGGTGACTTCCAGAGCCTGATAGATCTCTTCCACAACGTGCCTTACCAGGACGTGAACGAAGTGGCCGACGCACCGGTTACAAACTTCACCAGGGGCTGTGAAACGCTGTCGGGCCTGCTGGAATTGCTGCAAGAGATGCTCCTGAAAGTCTCCGTAGATGAGCAGAGGGTGGATGAGATCGCGCTCTCTACCGGTGCCACAACAACAGAACTCGCCGATGAGCTGGTAAGAAGGGAAGGGATCTCTTTCAGAACCGCTCACGGCGTGACTAGCGCCTTTGTGAAGTCGGGATACTCTCTTGAAGCTCTTCGCCGAAGGTTCCTTGAACTGGTGGGAAGGGCCTTGAAAATGGACGATCAGGAGCTGGAGACAGTTCTCTCTCCGCGACATTTCGTTCAAACTCGGAGCGTTCCCGGAGGACCTTCGATTTCCGGGATGGAGAGTGTTGTAGATTTGATGGAAGAAAACTTGAAACTGATTACTCACTCACTGGAGGGGCTCACTAAGAAAGTAGTTGAGAGCGAGGAATGTCTATCTAAGGAGTTCAACAGCCTGGGTTGAGGGGTGGGACTTTGATTTCGGCGGAAAGAATAATCAGAAGCCTTGAAGAGGCAATTTCGAAGGCGAACACGGAGATGGACCCGAAGATCGTGGAACTGCTCGATCTCTATGACGGACCTTTCTCAAGCGTGTTGAGAGAAAACGCGGCCGTGGCAAAAGACACTGGACTCCCTATCTGTCAGGATACGGGATTTCTCGAGTTCTTCGTCTTTCAGGGAAACGAAGTTGCTCTTGAAGAGCCAATAATAGAAACACTGAATTCGGCAGTGAAAAATGTATACACAGATAGCCCCTTCAGGTACTCCATTGTGTCCGATCCCCTTATGAAAAGGGAAAATACCGGAGACAACACGCCGGTCATATGCCATCTCTTTCCGACGAGGGGAGATGAGTTAGAAATCCGTTTCCTTGTTAAAGGAGGCGGCAGTGAGAATCTTTCCCGGCTTTTTATGTTGAATCCCTCCGCAACAGTGGACGAACTGGTCTGCACGGTTGTCGAGTCTCTTAGGGAGAGTGCGGCCAGAGGGTGCCCGCCGTTGAAGGTAGGCATAGGGATCGGAGGTAGTTCCGACAAGGCAATGATACTTGCTAAGCTTGCGCTTACCAGATCCTTCTATGAGAGGCATCAGGATAAGGACTACGCGGCTCTTGAAGAAAGAATACTGAGAGAAATCAACGATTTGAAGATAGGTTATCAGGGTCTGGGAACAGGGATAACGGCATACTCGGTGCACATTGAAACGTATCCGACGCATATCGCCACAATGCCGGTAGGACTCGCGACGGACTGCTATATCGCCAGAAAGGGGAGAGTAGTCTTTGAAGATTGAAGAGTTGCGCGTAGGCGACGAGCTCCTTTATTCAGGCGAGTTTCTCATCATGAGAGATGCCGCACAGAAGTGCTTGAAGAAGATGCTCGAAGAACGTAAAGAGCTGCCGGTTTCTCTTGACGGGGCGATAATCTTTTACGCGGGACCGGCCAAACCGACGAAGGACTCCTTCGGGGCTATCGGTCCTACAACTTCGAACAGGATGGACTCATTTCTTGAGATGCTTTTTATTAAAGGTGTTCTGGCAACGGTAGGAAAGGGGAAGAGGGGCAAGCAGGCTGTATCGCTCTGCAAAGAGTACGGCAGGGTTTATTTCCTGGCTCCCAGTGGCGCCGCTGCCGCGCTGGCCGGGAGGATCTCCGAAATGACGACTCTGGCTTTCGAAGATCTCGGCACGGAAGCAATATTCAAGGTTCAGGTGAAAGACTTCCCGCTCTACGTCGCGATCGATTCCCTTGGAAACGATGTTTTCATCAATGAATAGAGGATCATTACTCTCAATACTGCTGCAACAGCACGCCTGCGACAGCCAATTTACGCTCGGGAGCAAATGAAGCCTTGTACTACGCCTCCCGAGAAGGTCTTCTCAGCACAGCACCCTGCCGAAAGCAGCAATTCATGGCATTATGGTTCATACAAAAGCCGTTGTCCGTTGACCGTCCAAGAGCAAGGACCCGTCCTTCGAAAGAGCAGTTGCAAGTTGTCAGTTCCAAGTTGCAAGCCCTAAAGTAAAGAAACGCCAAAAGTCGTCATCTGAACTCGATTCAGCATCTCGCTCCTTCAATGAGACGAGTCGAGAAAGAGCATTGTCGAGAGTTCGCTGCGCTCACGAGAAGACGAGATTGATTATCGTTGTCCGTTATCGGGATCATGAACCAGATCCCGTATAGGAACACTACGGAATGACAAAGCAAGTGGATTTAGCGGCAGGCTCAACGGGATGCCAACCCCTTCACGTCATCCTGACAATGCTCTTGGTCAGGATCAGGGCTTTGGTCTTGACGAAGGACGGGCCGTGATCTGGGACGGACAACGAAGGACGGGTCTTCAAGCGATCAGCGACCAGCGGTTCTCAAATACGGGATCCCGATCAGTACCCCCAAACAGGGGCATATTGGGGCAGGCTCAACGGGATGACCAAGGAGGAGAGTCGAGATTATGTCTCTGCTTCACAGCGATCAGCGGGTCCTTGATTTTAAGCGTACAGCGGATCTAGGAACGAAGAACAGGTCCTCGCTCTGGAACGAATAACAGGTTTCCCTCGGCAAACGGATAACCGCTCAACGGCGAACCAATTTCTGTTGTTCTTCCGACCTCCACCCGTACCCCCAACCCCGGTTCTTGTTCTTCTTACAACTCACAACTTGTAACTTGCAACTAATTCTTTGCTCTTGACCAACCACCAACCACGGCTCTTAGCGTACCAGTATGGTTCACACTCTTGGTAGCCGGTTGACATTCCGGGCGAATGTACTTCACTTGTTCAAGAAGCTCTTTGAGAGCTCTGTCGACCGAGTGGCTGGAGTTCTACAGTCACAATCTCTTTTGGTTCGCAGACTAGATATATCTCTGAGTTCTCGATTGAGATCTCTTCTTTCCTCTCTTCGCTCGCATCACAAAGGAAGACTCTATCAAAGAGTGCTTCCTTCAGCTCTATCTTCACGTTGTCGCGCTGTGTTGAGAGATTCACAAGTCTAAGAATCAGACTGTCCCGGTCCTCGGCCTTCTTTATGGAAGCAATGTCTGTAGTGGATCCCTTAACGGCCAGAGGACTTTCCGGCAGTTCATTCGCGAAGCCCATTGCCAGAGGTTTTTTCAGATAGACGGAACTTTTCTCTAAAGTTTCTTTCAGCGATTTCATGAAAAAAAGCGAATAACTGAAGACCAGGCTGCCCTTCATTTGCGCTTCGGGCGTTTCTATCTTTGGTCCTGCTGCTCGCTTCATACACGAAAGAGGATAAGGCGAAGCCAGATGCCCGACCGCCCTGAAGAGAGTCAGCTTCACCCCTTTCGCGCTGCTTTCGAATTCATTGATCCCTTTGGTGCTCACGGCAAATCCGTCAAACTCATCCGATGTCTTTATCTCTCCAAATAAACCGCCATTCGGAAACGCGACGGGTTCATCCTCAATCCAGTTTGGATTCGGCGCCTGTTGAACTCTATCCTTTGCACCGGTAACTATGTCAAAGGGGGTCTTGTAGAAGATGGCCTTTCCGGGTTTTTCCTTCCAGAAATTCACCTGAAGCCTGTGGTTTTCACAGTAGTTCTCTACAACCGTTTCGATTTCCAGAACGCCGCTGTCCTTCGTGAGCTTCAAAGTACACTGAAGGGGCATCTCTATTTTCAAGCTGCTCCTTGACAGTCCTTTTTCGGTTAGACCCTTCGGAATGAGCATAGAATAGTGGAGTCTCAGACTTTTTGACAGAGGGCCGCTATCGAAAACTTCGATCTCCTTCAGGCTATTTGAACTCGTGGCGAGGCTATCGAAAGCCGGTCTTGAATAGACATAGCCATCCCCAGCGTCTCCGGAATCTTCGAATAAATTCGAATACGCTTTCTCACCTGTGGCCTTGTTGAGGATCTCAATAATTCCGTCAGGAAGGACTCTCACCAACATGCACCTGTTTTCCAGCTGAGGAAGGGTTTCTTCTTCATATTTCCTGTAATTGACTGGTCTGTCTGAAAGTGCGATGTAGAATCTCTTGAATGATAGTCCCTCGATTTTTGCATCGAGATAACCCTTCAAGGACACCACCTTCTCTATTGGAGCCGATCGCCCCAGGAAGCCTAGAGCCTTCTCAGTCCTTTTCATCGAAGAGATCTGAAACTCGATCTCTTTACCATCTTCGTCCTTCACAGTCGGCAACTTTGAAGAATCTTCAAGAACGTTGGCCGGGAGGTCAACATCCAGTTCAAGAGTATTGCTTATGTATGGGGAAGGGTTGAATAGAACGAAAGAGCTATTCTCTCTATCCCCAGTTACCGAGCAAAGTCTCGCCATGGAGTCTTGAACGACGTTTTGGGTTATCTCTACTGATTGCGAAAATCTGTGAGACACATCTCGGTGAACCTTATCGACGCTGCATCCACCGATACTGTCGTGTGCCAGGTTTTGAAGAACTAGCTTCCACGCCTTAGTCAGAAAACTCCTGGGGTACTTCCGGCCGGCCAACCAGGCAAACGACGCCAGGGGCTCTGCGTAACTTTCCAGGAGATTCAGAGCTTCGAAGTTTTCACGCTTGTTGTCACACCTAGAAGAGAGAACGTTTGGAAGAATGAAGTTGAAGTAACCCCTCTTCGATGTATTAACACTTCTAAGCTCTCCGTGGAGAATTGGTATTTTCTGAGAAAGAGGAATCTTTTTCTCCAGTTCTCTGGATAGATCGTTGAAAAGCGCCTGTCGGCAGGAAAAGGAACTGTCTTTGTTTCCAGTGTATTCAATGAGTGGCAGGATTTTTTCATCGGGCTCCATGTGATCGCAGCCGTCCATCAAAACGACTATCCCTGTGGCCGAGTTCTTCATGAATTCGTCAGCTGAGTTCACAAAGAAGGCGGGATCTACGGGCGCTCCTTGAGGTGTGAAAGCCATGTTGCAGTACCCCTGCCTCTCGGGAAGCCTGTAAGTGTATAGGGAACTTCCATCGGCGCCCTCCCAGATGAATTCCCAAGGCAATTCATCACCCGATACGCCTCGCCATATAAGAGAAGAGGAGATTCCAAACTGCCTGGCTATCTGAGGAATCTGCGAGTTGTGACCGAAGGTGTCTGGTAGATAGGCCAGCTTCTGAACCTCACCGAATTCCCTGGCCAGCTGCATCCCTAGCAACAGATTTCGAATCAGTGACTCCCCATCGGAAAGGAATTCATCGGCCTGAACATACCACGGTCCGATACCGATTTTCCCTGACTTAACCAACTTCTGCAGTGTCTGACGCATTTCCGGCCTGATTTCCAGGTAGTCTTCCAGAACAACGAGCTGTCCGTCAAGGTTGAAGCGCTCGTATCGGCTGTCTTTCTGGAGAATCTCTATGAGTCGGTCCATTGCTTTCACCAGTCTGAATCTAAAAGATTCAAATGGTTCATACCACTCTCTATCCCAGTGTGTATGGGACAGCACGAGTACGGTCTTACCGCCGCTCGCCACTGTGCTCACCTCTTCCGTATTCGAAGGCAGTCTCATATAGTCGCAAGATCTTTTCCGGAGAGATTTCCATCTGTATGTTGTGAATCGACGCGAAGACGAAACCCCCTCCGGGCGCCAGGACGTCTATTCTTCTTTTAACATCTTCTTCAACCGCTTCAACGGTTCCAAACGGCAATACATGCTGAGTGTCGCAGCCGCCTCCCCAGAACACGATATCTTTTCCGAACTCCTGCTTCAGGCGTACGGGGTCCATGTTCTTCGCGTTTGTCTGAACGGGATTGAGAACCTGAACGCCGGCATCTATGAAGTCTCCGATGAAAGGGTAAACCGATCCACAGGAGTGAAGAAAGATGAAGAGTCCGGGTCTTTTGGAATGAATGAAATCGCAGAGATCCTTTAGCCGAGGTTTAAATAGAGTTCTGAATATTCTGGGGGATATCTGCGTGTTCTCCTGTGTGCCGTAATCATCACCAATCTGAATAAGATCAATATCTCCGCCGAATTCAGACAGGTATACGTCAAGCTCAACAAGGTACTTTTCCAGGAGTCTGTCGAGGAAATACTCCACGAGAGGCCGGTCGGTTATCATTTTCTCCATAAACTCCTGATAGCCAAAGTAGCTGTGTCCCGCTTCAAGGAAGTTCCCCCCAAAAGCACCCATGATAGCGCAATCAGTTGCGCTCCTCAACTCTGAGAGCTGATCCTTGAGAAAGGTTACTTCTCTTTCCGAAAGTCCTGCCCTGATTTCATCGTCGATGGCCTTTCTATCTTCAGCCCCGGCCAGTGGGAAGTATTTACCGTCGAAGAAGAACCCTCCATCCGGCATTGTTGCCACTATCCGACCGTCCCTGATTATCGCCCTGGAACCGTCGGGCATTCGAACAGGGTCGAAGCCGGCAGGCAGAAGGTACCTGCCTCCGTCCCCGAACATATCGTATTCAATCCATTCGTCAATTCTTGTTCCATAACCTCCGTCAAGCCTCTTGAGCTCAACGACGTCAGAATGAACCCTTTCCCTCACCGATTCTTCGACCAGAGCAAGCTGCTGAAATACATCGTAGATTCTGACCGATCTGTCGGTTACGGCTAAATGGTCCTTGAGTTTCCTGTAGGCGATCGCGTGTATTCCCGTCGATCTCATGCCTCCCAGGTCAATAGGGACCCGATCGGCTTCCCTGTGGTTCATGGCTTCGACTATTCTCTCTCTTGAAGTCATATCGATCCCTCCGGTTGTTCAGATATGGAAATAAACCCGAACGGTTCCAATGTATAGCCTTTCCCTTCTCCAGTGAAGATGTGACCACGCTTTCCGGAAACTTCTTTCGCAAAAACCGCCGCATTGTTCGAGGAATCATTTCCAAAAAACAGCTCAACGTGCTCGCTCGCTCGAATTTCCGTTAACCGGGCCGATGTGGTTTTCGCCCCGCTCTTGAAGGCAGAGAGCGGATGTCTGACAATAGAGGAGTATTCACATAACTCAAGAGACCTGCCTGAAAGCCTTACGGCGAAATTCAGCGGCTCGCCGTTGAGGTAGGGACTGGCAAAACGATTCTGCAGGTTCCCGCTGAAAAGCCTAAAATAGAGTCTGCCGCTGTTTGCAAGAAACCGCCTGAACCCCAGTGGAGAAGGTGATTCGAAATCGACGAGGTTCACACCTTCCATACCAATGTTGAACGAGCGGCCGTCGCTATCCTCTATTCTCAAAGCACCGAGGACCGTAAGCGCATCCGCCCCGCTTCCGCTTATAAGCTCTTCAAGACGGGTAATCCTTCCGGGAGAAGAGTAACACACTTCAGGGTTTTCTGCATTGAGGGGTATCTCTAGAAAGACAAAATCGGAAGGACCGACGCCGTATATGTAATTGAATCTCACTTTCAAGATTATCTCCCCTCTACCGGCGGGCAGGAGGTAAGTCTTCTTGAAGGGCCTGCAGTACTTGTCGATCGGCTCGAACTCCACTGCCACTCCCCACGAGGATTCAAAGACTCTATGGCCGCATTTCAACGACAGATAATCCTCTATCAAGCCGGCCGGCACCTTGCCGGTGTACAGCTCTTCGTGATTAACCGCGTCTACCAGATTGCCGGCGGGATTTACAGGTTGACGCACAATCTTCATTTTTCCTGCTGATGAACCGGGTGACACTATTTCTGTGTTGTCCTTTTTGGAGACAGCAGATACTAGCTCGCCCCTGTCGTTGAAGGAGAGATCAAAGTCCGGTGTCGAGATCTCGA
Above is a genomic segment from Mesotoga sp. UBA6090 containing:
- a CDS encoding lyase family protein, producing MGFSPIYVKHVLAKSYKHWAAAFLNEFKQQNRAHLVMLARQGIIDSETATALKKSMSELDSTLEIPEEFPAGVEDLFFYYEKQLGNLLGEKAGSLHTARSRNDMDTTVFRLYVRKLMISLIEQMLKLAGALIEKIKGSEDQLLVLYTHGQPAQASTLAHYLSSFMLEFLEGLEGLNASLRVVNQCPLGAAAITTTGFDIDRQLVSDLLGFEKPVPNSYQAIVTSHWLTYPSMWFKSILNDITRLMADMGHKASCEVGMLSFPDELVQVSSIMPQKRNPVIIEHIRIQSGMAAGDFQSLIDLFHNVPYQDVNEVADAPVTNFTRGCETLSGLLELLQEMLLKVSVDEQRVDEIALSTGATTTELADELVRREGISFRTAHGVTSAFVKSGYSLEALRRRFLELVGRALKMDDQELETVLSPRHFVQTRSVPGGPSISGMESVVDLMEENLKLITHSLEGLTKKVVESEECLSKEFNSLG
- a CDS encoding fumarate hydratase; translation: MISAERIIRSLEEAISKANTEMDPKIVELLDLYDGPFSSVLRENAAVAKDTGLPICQDTGFLEFFVFQGNEVALEEPIIETLNSAVKNVYTDSPFRYSIVSDPLMKRENTGDNTPVICHLFPTRGDELEIRFLVKGGGSENLSRLFMLNPSATVDELVCTVVESLRESAARGCPPLKVGIGIGGSSDKAMILAKLALTRSFYERHQDKDYAALEERILREINDLKIGYQGLGTGITAYSVHIETYPTHIATMPVGLATDCYIARKGRVVFED
- a CDS encoding FumA C-terminus/TtdB family hydratase beta subunit; this translates as MKIEELRVGDELLYSGEFLIMRDAAQKCLKKMLEERKELPVSLDGAIIFYAGPAKPTKDSFGAIGPTTSNRMDSFLEMLFIKGVLATVGKGKRGKQAVSLCKEYGRVYFLAPSGAAAALAGRISEMTTLAFEDLGTEAIFKVQVKDFPLYVAIDSLGNDVFINE
- a CDS encoding glycosyl hydrolase-related protein produces the protein MASGGKTVLVLSHTHWDREWYEPFESFRFRLVKAMDRLIEILQKDSRYERFNLDGQLVVLEDYLEIRPEMRQTLQKLVKSGKIGIGPWYVQADEFLSDGESLIRNLLLGMQLAREFGEVQKLAYLPDTFGHNSQIPQIARQFGISSSLIWRGVSGDELPWEFIWEGADGSSLYTYRLPERQGYCNMAFTPQGAPVDPAFFVNSADEFMKNSATGIVVLMDGCDHMEPDEKILPLIEYTGNKDSSFSCRQALFNDLSRELEKKIPLSQKIPILHGELRSVNTSKRGYFNFILPNVLSSRCDNKRENFEALNLLESYAEPLASFAWLAGRKYPRSFLTKAWKLVLQNLAHDSIGGCSVDKVHRDVSHRFSQSVEITQNVVQDSMARLCSVTGDRENSSFVLFNPSPYISNTLELDVDLPANVLEDSSKLPTVKDEDGKEIEFQISSMKRTEKALGFLGRSAPIEKVVSLKGYLDAKIEGLSFKRFYIALSDRPVNYRKYEEETLPQLENRCMLVRVLPDGIIEILNKATGEKAYSNLFEDSGDAGDGYVYSRPAFDSLATSSNSLKEIEVFDSGPLSKSLRLHYSMLIPKGLTEKGLSRSSLKIEMPLQCTLKLTKDSGVLEIETVVENYCENHRLQVNFWKEKPGKAIFYKTPFDIVTGAKDRVQQAPNPNWIEDEPVAFPNGGLFGEIKTSDEFDGFAVSTKGINEFESSAKGVKLTLFRAVGHLASPYPLSCMKRAAGPKIETPEAQMKGSLVFSYSLFFMKSLKETLEKSSVYLKKPLAMGFANELPESPLAVKGSTTDIASIKKAEDRDSLILRLVNLSTQRDNVKIELKEALFDRVFLCDASEERKEEISIENSEIYLVCEPKEIVTVELQPLGRQSSQRAS
- a CDS encoding uroporphyrinogen decarboxylase family protein — translated: MTSRERIVEAMNHREADRVPIDLGGMRSTGIHAIAYRKLKDHLAVTDRSVRIYDVFQQLALVEESVRERVHSDVVELKRLDGGYGTRIDEWIEYDMFGDGGRYLLPAGFDPVRMPDGSRAIIRDGRIVATMPDGGFFFDGKYFPLAGAEDRKAIDDEIRAGLSEREVTFLKDQLSELRSATDCAIMGAFGGNFLEAGHSYFGYQEFMEKMITDRPLVEYFLDRLLEKYLVELDVYLSEFGGDIDLIQIGDDYGTQENTQISPRIFRTLFKPRLKDLCDFIHSKRPGLFIFLHSCGSVYPFIGDFIDAGVQVLNPVQTNAKNMDPVRLKQEFGKDIVFWGGGCDTQHVLPFGTVEAVEEDVKRRIDVLAPGGGFVFASIHNIQMEISPEKILRLYETAFEYGRGEHSGERR